A window of the Fusarium poae strain DAOMC 252244 chromosome 3, whole genome shotgun sequence genome harbors these coding sequences:
- the GTR1 gene encoding GTP-binding protein gtr1 (BUSCO:20942at5125) yields the protein MAPVTKETDYLVIGGGSGGLASARMASNKFGVKATIVENKRLGGTCVNVGCVPKKVTYNAAALAEAIHDSKAYGFSVEETAPFDWSTFKTKRDAYIKRLNGIYERNLNNDKVDYVHGWARLTSKNQAEVTLDDNSKVLINAKKILVAVGGKPTIPPEIPGSEYGTNSDGFFDISTQPKKVAIVGAGYIAVEFAGMFNALGTETHLFIRHDTFLRNFDPMIQEAVTNEYERLGVKLHKRSQASKIEKDSNGKLTVTYKDDQGNESVVSDVDNLIWAIGRTPETKGIGLEEAGVKLAKSGHIIVDEYQNTDVDSIYALGDVTGEVELTPVAIAAGRRLAHRLFGGPEFSTLKLDYNNIPSVVFSHPEVGSIGLTEPQAIEKYGKDNIKVYKTSFTAMYYAMMDPEQKGPTNYKLITTGPEEKVVGLHIMGIGSGEMLQGFGVAVKMGATKADFDSCVAIHPTSAEELVTLK from the exons ATGGCTCCCGTTACTAAGGAGACCGATTACCTCGTCATTGGCGGTGGTAGCGGAGGACTTGCTTCTGCACGCATGGCCAGCAACAAGTTTGGCGTCAAGGCTACAATTGTCGAGAACAAGCGACTCGGTGGAACTTGTGTCAATGTTGG TTGTGTGCCAAAGAAGGTTACCTACAACGCTGCCGCCCTTGCCGAGGCCATCCACGATTCCAAGGCCTATGGCTTCTCCGTTGAGGAGACAGCTCCCTTCGACTGGTCCACCTTCAAGACCAAGCGCGACGCTTACATCAAGCGCCTGAACGGCATCTACGAACGAAATCTCAACAACGACAAGGTCGATTACGTACACGGTTGGGCTCGCCTTACCTCTAAGAACCAGGCTGAGGTCACACTCGACGACAACTCCAAGGTCCTCATCAACGCCAAGAAGATTCTTGTCGCTGTTGGAGGCAAGCCCACCATTCCTCCCGAGATTCCCGGCTCCGAGTACGGTACCAACAGCGATGGTTTCTTCGACATCTCCACACAACCCAAGAAGGTCGCCATTGTCGGTGCAGGTTATATTGCTGTCGAGTTCGCTGGCATGTTTAACGCTCTTGGCACGGAGACTCACCTCTTCATCCGCCATGACACCTTCCTCCGCAACTTCGACCCCATGATTCAAGAGGCAGTTACCAACGAGTACGAGAGACTCGGCGTTAAGCTGCACAAGCGTTCGCAAGCTAGCAAGATCGAGAAGGACTCTAACGGGAAGCTTACCGTCACATACAAGGACGACCAAGGCAACGAGAGCGTTGTCAGCGATGTTGATAACCTGATCTGGGCTATCGGCCGAACCCCTGAGACCAAGGGCATTGGTCTGGAGGAGGCGGGAGTTAAGCTTGCCAAGTCAGGACATATTATTGTCGATGAATACCAAAACACCGATGTCGACAGCATCTACGCTCTCGGTGACGTCACCGGAGAAGTTGAGTTGACACCTGTTGCCATTGCTGCTGGACGCCGTCTCGCGCACCGTCTGTTCGGTGGCCCCGAGTTTTCCACCCTTAAGCTTGACTACAACAATATCCCCTCCGTTGTATTCTCCCACCCCGAGGTCGGCAGCATCGGCTTGACAGAGCCCCAGGCTATCGAGAAGTACGGCAAGGATAACATCAAGGTCTACAAGACAAGCTTCACAGCCATGTACTACGCCATGATGGATCCTGAGCAGAAGGGCCCTACCAACTACAAGCTTATTACAACTGGCCCCGAGGAGAAGGTCGTTGGTCTACACATTATGGGAATTGGTAGTGGTGAGATGCTGCAGGGCTTTGGCGTCGCTGTCAAGATGGGCGCCACAAAGGCCGACTTTGATAGCTGCGTTGCTATTCATCCTACCAGCGCCGAAGAGCTTGTGACATTGAAATAG